From the Euphorbia lathyris chromosome 6, ddEupLath1.1, whole genome shotgun sequence genome, one window contains:
- the LOC136233014 gene encoding F-box/kelch-repeat protein At1g16250-like, translating into MGAISSTVPPLTPPEKYVLCVSFCRRSTSNWIECFDPSNNSWTYLTRIPNLLDNHVLKNFALVSLNKSIYVIGGSLCQKDELGRNSNDSDQVIEVRLEVLRYDIVLNEWFECSPLKIPRYDFACTVSEGKIYVAGGKSDLENAKGTSTAEVYNPVTDEWSLLPEMSTLRYKCVGVTFGGKIYIVGGFAVGVDSDKSYGMERSSAEVYDTEAGKWDLVAGMWQLDVPPNQIVAVGGRLFSSGDCLKAWKGHIEAYDGMLWDVVDGSHLGNLNSPISTSDANSDNWPPLERLYLTMAPIGSHLYFLAGYRMAGESSRTVSMVHMFDTSATKDSWRSFEPMEEEGEKQLCTHCCAVEIS; encoded by the coding sequence ATGGGCGCTATCTCCTCCACAGTTCCCCCGCTCACCCCGCCGGAAAAGTATGTATTATGCGTTTCCTTCTGTCGCCGGAGCACCTCTAATTGGATCGAGTGTTTCGATCCCTCTAACAATTCCTGGACTTATCTAACTCGGATTCCGAATCTCCTCGAtaatcatgtactcaagaattTTGCTCTGGTTTCGTTAAATAAATCGATTTATGTAATCGGCGGATCGTTATGTCAGAAGGATGAATTAGGTCGCAATTCGAATGATTCCGATCAAGTTATTGAAGTACGATTAGAAGTTTTGAGATACGACATCGTATTAAACGAGTGGTTCGAGTGTTCTCCGTTGAAAATACCGCGTTATGATTTCGCCTGCACTGTATCGGAGGGGAAAATTTACGTCGCCGGAGGGAAATCCGATTTGGAAAACGCGAAGGGAACTTCAACCGCCGAGGTTTATAATCCGGTCACTGATGAGTGGAGTTTACTCCCGGAGATGAGCACGTTGAGATACAAATGCGTCGGAGTAACATTCGGCGGCAAGATTTACATCGTCGGAGGATTCGCAGTGGGAGTAGATTCCGATAAGTCGTACGGAATGGAGAGAAGTTCAGCTGAGGTGTACGACACGGAGGCAGGGAAGTGGGACCTAGTGGCGGGTATGTGGCAGCTAGATGTGCCACCTAATCAAATCGTGGCGGTCGGAGGGAGGCTGTTTAGCTCCGGCGACTGTCTAAAAGCGTGGAAAGGGCATATCGAGGCTTATGATGGGATGCTATGGGATGTTGTGGATGGGTCCCATTTGGGAAATCTGAATTCGCCGATATCCACGTCGGATGCCAACTCGGATAATTGGCCGCCGTTGGAACGTTTGTATCTGACTATGGCGCCGATTGGGAGCCATTTGTATTTCTTGGCGGGTTATCGGATGGCTGGGGAATCATCACGGACTGTATCAATGGTTCATATGTTTGACACGTCAGCAACTAAAGATTCATGGAGGAGCTTTGAGCCGATGGAAGAAGAGGGAGAAAAACAGCTTTGTACCCATTGTTGTGCTGTTGAAATTTCTTAG